Proteins encoded in a region of the Panicum hallii strain FIL2 chromosome 3, PHallii_v3.1, whole genome shotgun sequence genome:
- the LOC112885961 gene encoding elongation factor 1-alpha — protein MGKEKSHINIVVIGHVDSGKSTTTGHLIYKLGGIDKRVIERFEKEAAEMNKRSFKYAWVLDKLKAERERGITIDIALWKFETTKYYCTVIDAPGHRDFIKNMITGTSQADCAVLIIDSTTGGFEAGISKDGQTREHALLAFTLGVKQMICCCNKMDATTPKYSKARYDEIVKEVSSYLKKVGYNPDKIAFVPISGFEGDNMIERSTNLDWYKGPTLLEALDQINEPKRPSDKPLRLPLQDVYKIGGIGTVPVGRVETGIIKPGMVVTFGPSGLTTEVKSVEMHHEALQEALPGDNVGFNVKNVAVKDLKRGYVASNSKDDPAKEAASFTSQVIIMNHPGQIGNGYAPVLDCHTSHIAVKFAELVTKIDRRSGKELEKEPKFLKNGDAGMVKMVPTKPMVVETFSEYPPLGRFAVRDMRQTVAVGVIKSVEKKDPTGAKVTKAAAKKK, from the exons ATGGGTAAGGAGAAGTCCCACATCAACATCGTGGTCATTGGCCACGTCGACTCCGGCAAGTCGACCACCACCGGCCACCTGATCTACAAGCTTGGAGGCATCGACAAGCGTGTGATCGAGAGGTTCGAGAAGGAGGCCGCGGAGATGAACAAGAGGTCCTTCAAGTACGCGTGGGTGCTTGACAAGCTCAAGGCCGAGCGTGAGAGAGGTATCACCATTGATATCGCCCTGTGGAAGTTCGAGACCACCAAGTACTACTGCACTGTCATTGATGCCCCTGGTCACCGTGACTTCATCAAGAACATGATCACGGGTACCTCCCAGGCTGACTGTGCTGTCCTTATCATTGACTCCACCACTGGTGGTTTTGAGGCTGGTATCTCCAAGGATGGCCAGACCCGTGAGCATGCTCTCCTTGCTTTCACTCTTGGAGTGAAGCAGATGATCTGCTGCTGCAACAAG ATGGATGCCACCACTCCCAAGTACTCCAAGGCCCGTTATGATGAAATTGTGAAGGAAGTCTCCTCCTACCTCAAGAAGGTTGGCTACAACCCTGACAAGATCGCCTTTGTCCCCATCTCTGGTTTTGAGGGTGACAACATGATTGAGAGGTCCACCAACCTTGACTGGTACAAGGGCCCAACCCTGCTCGAGGCTCTTGACCAGATCAACGAGCCCAAGAGGCCTTCGGACAAGCCCCTGCGTCTCCCCCTTCAGGATGTGTACAAGATTGGTGGTATTGGAACTGTTCCTGTTGGCCGTGTTGAGACCGGTATCATCAAGCCTGGTATGGTTGTTACCTTTGGTCCCAGCGGTCTGACTACTGAGGTGAAGTCTGTTGAGATGCACCATGAGGCTCTCCAGGAGGCTCTTCCTGGTGACAATGTTGGCTTCAACGTGAAGAACGTTGCCGTGAAGGATCTGAAGCGTGGGTATGTGGCCTCCAACTCCAAGGATGACCCTGCCAAGGAGGCTGCCAGCTTCACCTCCCAGGTCATCATCATGAACCACCCTGGACAGATCGGCAACGGCTATGCCCCAGTGCTGGACTGCCACACCTCCCACATCGCCGTCAAGTTTGCTGAGCTCGTTACCAAGATCGACAGGCGATCTGGTAAGGAGCTTGAGAAGGAGCCCAAGTTCCTCAAGAACGGTGATGCTGGTATGGTTAAGATGGTTCCCACTAAGCCCATGGTGGTGGAGACCTTCTCTGAGTACCCTCCTCTTGGTCGTTTCGCTGTCCGTGACATGAGGCAAACAGTTGCTGTTGGTGTCATCAAGAGTGTGGAGAAGAAGGACCCGACTGGTGCCAAGGTGACCAAGGCTGCGGCCAAGAAGAAATGA